A part of Pseudomonas lutea genomic DNA contains:
- a CDS encoding aminopeptidase P family protein — MNTQSKTGGEALQRLAQARALMSREGIDAWLVPSADPHLSEYLPGYWQGRQWLSGFHGSVGTLIVTQDFAGLWADSRYWEQAAKELAGSGIELVKLQPGQAGPLEWLAEQARPETVVAVDGAVLAVASSRTLAANLYEKGARLRTDLDPLIELWSDRPALPTQAIYEHAAPHATEKRGEKIARLRAAMAERGANWHFLATLDDIAWLFNLRGADVSYNPVFISFALIGPDSVSLFVASQKTNASLRSLLEQQGITLHEYTRIGTALRNVPKDARLLVDPARVTCGLLDYLDSEVTLVEGLNPTTLFKSQKSAADTQHIRHAMEQDGAALCEFFAWLDTALGKEAVSELTIDERLSAARARRPGYVSQSFATIAGFNANGAMPHYRATEEEHAQIEGDGLLLIDSGGQYLGGTTDITRMVPVGKPSAEQKADCTRVLKGVIALSRAHFPRGILSPLLDSIARAPIWAEGVNYGHGTGHGVGYFLNVHEGPQVIAYQAAATPQTAMQPGMITSIEPGTYRPGRWGVRIENLVINQEAGKSEFGEFLKFETLTLCPIDTRCLEISALSAEERDWLNQYHAQVRQRLSPLVEGTALEWLNRSTAAV; from the coding sequence ATGAATACGCAGTCGAAAACCGGTGGAGAGGCATTGCAACGACTGGCGCAGGCTCGCGCCCTTATGAGCCGTGAAGGAATCGACGCCTGGCTGGTGCCGTCGGCGGACCCTCACCTTTCGGAATACCTGCCGGGGTACTGGCAGGGTCGGCAATGGCTCTCCGGTTTCCATGGGTCCGTTGGCACACTCATCGTCACTCAGGACTTCGCAGGTCTGTGGGCGGACAGCCGGTATTGGGAGCAGGCGGCCAAAGAGCTGGCCGGCAGCGGTATCGAACTGGTCAAACTGCAGCCCGGCCAGGCTGGGCCGCTTGAATGGCTGGCCGAGCAGGCCAGGCCAGAGACCGTCGTCGCCGTAGATGGCGCGGTGTTGGCCGTGGCCTCGTCGCGTACGCTGGCTGCCAACCTGTACGAAAAAGGCGCGCGACTGCGCACGGACCTCGACCCATTGATCGAGCTCTGGAGCGACCGACCCGCGTTACCGACTCAGGCCATCTATGAGCACGCCGCGCCCCACGCTACCGAAAAGCGAGGTGAGAAAATTGCGCGACTTCGCGCCGCAATGGCCGAGCGTGGCGCGAATTGGCATTTCCTGGCGACGCTGGACGACATCGCCTGGCTGTTTAACCTGCGCGGCGCTGACGTCTCCTACAACCCGGTGTTCATATCCTTCGCGCTGATCGGACCAGACAGCGTCAGCCTGTTCGTCGCTTCCCAGAAGACCAACGCGTCGCTGCGCAGTCTGCTGGAGCAGCAGGGCATCACGCTGCATGAGTACACGCGCATCGGTACGGCATTGCGCAACGTGCCGAAGGATGCACGCTTGCTGGTTGATCCTGCGCGGGTGACCTGTGGATTGCTCGACTACCTCGACAGCGAAGTCACGCTAGTGGAAGGCTTGAATCCCACCACTCTGTTCAAGTCTCAGAAAAGCGCAGCTGACACGCAGCATATTCGCCACGCCATGGAGCAAGACGGCGCGGCGTTGTGCGAGTTCTTCGCCTGGCTGGATACCGCGTTGGGCAAGGAAGCCGTCAGTGAGCTGACTATTGATGAGCGGCTCAGTGCGGCGCGGGCGCGGCGGCCGGGCTATGTTTCCCAGAGTTTCGCCACCATCGCGGGCTTCAATGCCAACGGAGCGATGCCTCACTATCGCGCGACAGAAGAAGAGCACGCGCAGATAGAAGGCGATGGGTTGCTGCTCATTGATTCGGGCGGCCAGTATCTGGGCGGCACCACTGACATCACGCGTATGGTCCCGGTCGGCAAACCTTCTGCCGAGCAGAAAGCCGACTGTACCCGGGTCCTTAAAGGCGTTATCGCACTGTCACGGGCACACTTTCCGCGTGGAATCCTGTCGCCGCTGCTGGACTCCATCGCCCGCGCGCCGATCTGGGCCGAAGGCGTCAACTATGGTCACGGCACCGGTCACGGCGTCGGCTACTTCCTTAACGTGCATGAAGGTCCGCAGGTAATTGCCTATCAGGCAGCCGCCACGCCGCAAACCGCTATGCAACCGGGAATGATCACGTCGATCGAGCCAGGTACTTATCGTCCGGGGCGTTGGGGAGTGCGAATCGAGAATCTGGTCATCAACCAGGAAGCGGGCAAGAGCGAGTTTGGTGAGTTCCTGAAATTCGAGACGCTGACGCTCTGCCCGATTGACACTCGCTGCCTCGAAATCAGCGCATTGAGCGCAGAGGAGCGGGACTGGCTCAATCAGTACCACGCACAGGTGAGGCAGCGACTGAGCCCGTTGGTGGAAGGCACCGCACTGGAGTGGTTGAACCGGAGCACTGCCGCTGTTTGA
- a CDS encoding DegT/DnrJ/EryC1/StrS family aminotransferase, producing the protein MINVTKTYLGDIDKFKGYVEGIYARGWLTNHGPLVCELEQRLKDYLGVKHVILTNNGTLALQVAYRALGLTGSAVTTPFTFVATSSSLQWEGIRPIFADIDAQTWNISPDHIESRIVSDTTAIVGTHVFGNPCAVERIEEIARRRNLKVVYDGAHAFAVRHAGQSVLNWGDISTLSFHATKLFHTIEGGAIITNDDETARRVHLLCNFGIADVDKIDGIGINAKLNEFSAAMGLCILDDIENILQQRAEIADRYTTRLGDYVDLQRPEHNSQLNNSYYPIALSDEQQLLRLRSALNTNGINPRRYFYPSLDTLEYLQPQAAQTASRSLSERVLCLPIYPGLLREDQDRVINTVIAETSAAHSPYRVPSLAQVM; encoded by the coding sequence ATGATCAACGTCACCAAGACTTACCTGGGCGATATCGACAAGTTCAAAGGCTACGTCGAGGGCATTTATGCGCGCGGCTGGCTGACCAACCACGGACCGCTGGTGTGCGAGCTTGAGCAACGCCTCAAGGATTACCTGGGCGTAAAACACGTCATTCTTACCAACAACGGTACCCTCGCCCTGCAAGTGGCCTATCGCGCTCTTGGACTAACGGGCAGCGCAGTCACTACACCGTTCACCTTCGTTGCTACCAGCAGCTCGCTGCAGTGGGAAGGCATCCGCCCGATCTTCGCCGACATCGATGCGCAGACCTGGAACATTTCACCTGATCACATTGAAAGCCGCATCGTGTCCGACACCACTGCCATCGTTGGCACCCATGTCTTTGGCAACCCGTGCGCCGTCGAACGGATCGAAGAGATCGCCCGCCGCCGCAACCTGAAAGTCGTGTACGACGGCGCCCATGCGTTTGCTGTCCGGCACGCCGGGCAGTCGGTTCTTAATTGGGGCGACATCAGCACCCTGAGTTTCCACGCCACCAAGCTGTTTCACACCATCGAGGGCGGCGCGATCATCACCAACGATGATGAAACAGCACGCCGGGTTCACCTGCTGTGCAACTTCGGTATTGCCGACGTGGACAAGATCGATGGCATCGGCATCAACGCCAAGCTCAACGAGTTCTCTGCGGCGATGGGCCTGTGCATTCTCGATGACATCGAGAACATCCTTCAGCAGCGCGCCGAGATCGCTGATCGGTACACCACGCGCCTGGGCGATTACGTCGACCTGCAGCGGCCGGAACACAACAGCCAGCTCAATAACAGCTACTACCCGATTGCCCTGAGCGACGAACAACAACTGCTGCGTCTGCGGTCTGCGCTGAACACCAACGGCATCAACCCGCGCCGCTATTTCTACCCGTCGCTGGACACCCTTGAGTATTTGCAGCCGCAAGCGGCGCAGACAGCGTCTCGCTCGTTGAGTGAGCGTGTGCTGTGCCTGCCGATCTACCCAGGCCTGCTGCGCGAGGATCAAGACCGCGTCATCAACACAGTGATCGCAGAAACCAGCGCTGCGCATTCGCCCTACCGCGTGCCGTCACTCGCGCAGGTCATGTAA
- a CDS encoding lipopolysaccharide biosynthesis protein produces the protein MQTKRSVIRNTALSYAGQAYTLLVGILIMPFYLGHMGAEAYGLIGFFSVLQAWLQLLDAGLSPSLVRAVAHRQGSDVLDRYTGRLLRSFEIIFLPMAGLCCVAMYAGSEWIAVHWLNAQQLSTQTLVQCIGLMGIVIALRLFSTLYKSGIQGLEQHAWLNIANVIIATLRYFGGLLLVSTISNDPVHFFEFQALVGLIEALIFAARAYQQMPTPSPLTGFDWDLVKPIIPFAASMSGTAVLWIVLTQIDKVLLSELLPLHEYGYFSLVALITTGIMMLSNPLAQTLLPRLTVLMAEGRRDDMHQLYLAANRFVCTFLFPLAALIALHADEMVFAWSGDQPAAEWSRTILPWYSLGSAIMAVSAFQFYLQYAYGRMHLHVWYSIVSALITVPVMFLAIRGYGAYGAAIAWFVLRVVSFAVWPVIVHQRLAPGIHSQWLRDIIRISVMTGVGLALSEPLLRLIANGNRISIFIGLAVSGLITLLVVAASYKPLVMKISVLLSKPSV, from the coding sequence ATGCAAACCAAGCGCTCAGTCATACGCAACACTGCGTTGAGCTATGCAGGCCAGGCCTACACGCTGCTCGTGGGCATCCTGATCATGCCGTTCTACCTCGGCCACATGGGCGCCGAGGCGTACGGCCTGATCGGGTTCTTCTCGGTGCTGCAGGCCTGGCTGCAGTTGCTCGATGCCGGACTGTCACCGAGTCTGGTCAGGGCTGTGGCGCATCGGCAAGGCAGCGACGTGCTGGACCGTTACACCGGCCGTTTGCTGCGTTCGTTCGAGATCATCTTTCTGCCGATGGCGGGCCTGTGCTGCGTCGCGATGTACGCCGGCAGCGAGTGGATCGCCGTGCATTGGCTCAACGCGCAGCAACTGTCGACGCAGACGCTGGTGCAGTGCATCGGGCTGATGGGCATCGTCATTGCCTTGCGGTTGTTTTCCACGCTGTACAAAAGCGGGATTCAAGGCTTGGAGCAACACGCATGGCTGAACATTGCCAATGTGATCATCGCTACGCTGCGTTACTTCGGCGGGCTGTTGCTGGTCAGCACGATCTCCAATGACCCGGTGCACTTTTTTGAATTTCAGGCGCTGGTGGGTTTGATCGAAGCACTGATCTTCGCTGCCCGTGCCTATCAGCAAATGCCGACGCCGTCGCCACTGACCGGCTTCGACTGGGATCTGGTCAAACCGATCATCCCGTTCGCCGCGAGCATGTCCGGCACTGCGGTGCTGTGGATCGTGCTGACCCAGATTGACAAGGTGCTGCTCTCCGAACTGCTGCCGCTTCATGAATACGGCTACTTCTCGCTGGTGGCGCTGATCACCACCGGGATCATGATGCTCTCCAACCCGCTGGCGCAGACGCTGCTGCCGCGCCTCACAGTGCTGATGGCAGAGGGTCGGCGCGATGACATGCACCAGCTGTATCTGGCAGCCAACCGGTTTGTTTGCACGTTCCTGTTTCCCCTCGCTGCACTGATCGCGCTGCACGCTGACGAGATGGTGTTCGCCTGGTCAGGCGACCAGCCCGCCGCCGAGTGGAGCCGGACAATCCTGCCGTGGTACTCGCTGGGCAGCGCCATCATGGCGGTCAGCGCGTTCCAGTTTTATCTGCAGTACGCCTATGGCCGCATGCACCTGCACGTCTGGTACAGCATTGTTTCGGCGCTGATCACGGTGCCGGTGATGTTTCTGGCCATTCGCGGGTACGGCGCATACGGCGCGGCGATCGCCTGGTTTGTCTTGCGCGTTGTGTCCTTCGCGGTCTGGCCGGTGATTGTGCACCAGCGCCTGGCGCCCGGCATTCACAGCCAATGGCTGCGCGACATCATCCGCATCAGCGTGATGACCGGCGTCGGCCTGGCGCTCAGCGAGCCTTTGCTGCGACTGATCGCCAATGGAAACCGCATCAGTATCTTCATCGGTCTGGCCGTCAGCGGCCTGATCACGCTGCTGGTTGTTGCGGCAAGCTACAAGCCGCTGGTGATGAAAATATCCGTTCTGCTCAGCAAACCCAGTGTTTAA